From one Allorhizobium ampelinum S4 genomic stretch:
- a CDS encoding transporter substrate-binding protein, whose protein sequence is MTRMTVPISILFSTTGPYAALGREAVDGAMAAIAQINTDAAFAVQIEAKLADPGGNAERYGLMAEAATRDDGCKHIIGAITSWSRKEILPVVERSGALLWYAFPYEGYEASDSALYLGACPNQHLLPLFAHVLPRFGRRPFIVGSNYIWGWEVSRIARELTEASGGQVVADRYMPLGSTQVDHLIAEIRQKRPDFILSNLVGQSAAAFLAAYDALRREDPDFGPENCPVTACNLCETDLAVLEPSARIGHITTSVYFQGLETEENQAFKAGIARRHGQDRRLTTPFVSAYTAVMVLAQAMADVGSDMPEAVRHAATNRLFRTPLGPLKIDPRTQHAALRPHIALSDHDGSFTLFQSAAVPIEADPYLVRSQPKRMEDTPPAPKPQTSPSLKVIK, encoded by the coding sequence ATGACAAGGATGACCGTTCCGATTTCGATCCTGTTCTCGACCACCGGGCCTTATGCGGCACTTGGCCGGGAAGCCGTCGACGGGGCGATGGCGGCCATTGCGCAGATCAATACGGATGCGGCATTTGCTGTTCAAATCGAGGCGAAACTGGCTGATCCCGGTGGTAATGCCGAGCGCTATGGACTGATGGCGGAAGCGGCTACCCGCGACGATGGCTGTAAACATATCATCGGCGCCATCACCTCCTGGAGCAGAAAAGAAATCCTGCCGGTGGTCGAACGGTCAGGCGCGCTGCTCTGGTATGCCTTTCCGTATGAAGGCTACGAGGCCAGCGACAGCGCGCTTTATCTCGGTGCCTGTCCCAACCAGCACCTTCTGCCGCTGTTTGCACATGTGTTGCCACGGTTCGGACGGCGGCCTTTCATTGTCGGGTCCAATTATATCTGGGGCTGGGAAGTCAGCCGGATCGCCCGGGAACTTACCGAGGCCAGCGGTGGCCAGGTGGTCGCCGACCGGTATATGCCGCTCGGCTCCACCCAGGTCGATCACCTGATTGCCGAGATCCGTCAAAAGCGGCCCGATTTCATCCTGAGCAATCTCGTCGGCCAATCGGCAGCCGCCTTTCTGGCCGCCTATGACGCCCTGCGGCGCGAAGATCCTGATTTTGGCCCGGAGAACTGTCCCGTCACAGCCTGCAATCTCTGCGAAACAGATCTCGCCGTTCTGGAGCCATCCGCCCGGATCGGCCATATCACCACCTCTGTCTACTTTCAGGGATTGGAAACCGAGGAAAACCAGGCGTTCAAGGCAGGAATCGCACGGCGTCACGGTCAGGACCGCCGCCTGACCACGCCTTTCGTTTCTGCCTATACCGCTGTCATGGTTCTGGCGCAGGCGATGGCCGATGTGGGCAGCGACATGCCGGAGGCCGTGCGCCATGCCGCCACGAACCGGCTGTTTCGCACCCCGCTTGGGCCATTGAAAATCGACCCCCGCACCCAGCACGCCGCGCTTCGTCCGCATATCGCGCTTTCGGACCACGATGGTTCCTTCACGCTGTTTCAAAGTGCGGCGGTGCCCATTGAGGCTGATCCCTATCTGGTGCGCAGCCAGCCAAAGCGAATGGAAGACACTCCACCCGCGCCTAAACCCCAGACGTCACCATCCCTGAAGGTGATCAAATGA
- a CDS encoding LysR family transcriptional regulator: MQIKALIYFDELVRTRSMRAAAERLNVQPTAFARQIDQLEHYFGTVLIERSSRGIQLTAAGELLAARAGKTLRELNHVHQLIDDLQGLKRGHVTIHANGATVANLLAPALADFSLVYPNIRFSVTISSAGQAMEALSSAKADMAVTLFSEPDPGIRVRARAQIVYDVIAASHHPAAHLAEMTVTELARFPLAVPDGSFGARRAFDAWFSKAGLELDPVFVTGSLEMQRELVLRGAALTLLPAQTVARERRSGELVVIPVAGGAGIRTPIDLCVAGDRQLSFAASKLVDAVERFMREQMGK; this comes from the coding sequence ATGCAGATAAAAGCACTGATCTATTTCGATGAACTGGTGCGAACCCGCTCGATGCGGGCCGCTGCCGAGCGTCTGAATGTGCAGCCGACCGCCTTTGCCCGACAGATCGATCAATTGGAGCATTATTTCGGCACGGTGCTGATCGAACGGTCGAGCCGGGGCATCCAGTTGACGGCGGCGGGCGAGCTGCTGGCGGCAAGAGCGGGCAAGACATTGCGGGAGCTGAACCATGTTCACCAGTTGATCGACGATCTCCAGGGCTTGAAGCGCGGCCATGTCACTATCCACGCAAACGGTGCGACGGTTGCCAATTTGCTGGCACCGGCTCTGGCCGATTTCAGCCTGGTCTATCCCAATATCCGGTTTTCGGTGACCATTTCCAGCGCTGGTCAGGCGATGGAGGCCTTATCGAGTGCCAAGGCGGACATGGCTGTTACCCTGTTTTCCGAGCCTGATCCGGGCATACGGGTGCGGGCACGGGCGCAGATCGTCTATGATGTCATCGCCGCCAGCCATCATCCGGCAGCGCACTTGGCGGAAATGACCGTCACCGAGCTTGCCCGCTTTCCGCTGGCGGTGCCGGATGGGTCCTTTGGTGCGCGCCGGGCCTTCGATGCCTGGTTTTCCAAGGCCGGTCTGGAGCTTGATCCGGTTTTTGTGACGGGGTCGCTGGAAATGCAGCGCGAACTCGTGCTGCGCGGCGCGGCCCTGACGTTGCTGCCAGCCCAGACGGTGGCGCGTGAGCGCCGGTCCGGCGAACTGGTGGTTATTCCGGTTGCCGGTGGGGCGGGCATCCGCACACCCATCGATCTTTGCGTCGCCGGTGACCGGCAATTGTCGTTTGCCGCTTCAAAGCTGGTGGATGCAGTTGAGCGGTTCATGCGCGAGCAGATGGGGAAATGA
- a CDS encoding ABC transporter substrate-binding protein, which yields MTLAATTVSLVGPGLATAAQRTLTLGMNIEPTGLDPTVAAPVAIGQVTWQNIFEGLVAIDRDGKIVPQLAKSWEISPDGLTYTFKLQEGVTFHDGEAFDSSVAKFTLDRARGPDSTNGQKRFFSAIDSIETPDKATLVLKLKEPAGSLLYWLGWPASVMVAPKTAADDKTNPIGTGPFKFVSWTKGDRVELAANPDYWNKQVKLGLDKVVFRFIPDAQAQAAALKSGGVDAFPEFSAPELMDSFKDDAKLATVVGNTELKVVAGMNNTRKPFNDKRVRQALMMAIDRSTLVEGAWSGYGTVIGSHYTPNDPGYIDTTKVLPYNPEKAKELLEEAGYPNGFSFTIKTPQMTYAPRSAEIMQAMLAEIGVTMTIEPTEFPGKWVSDVFKGTDYDMTIVAHAEPMDIDIYARDPYYFNYKNPVFNETIKKIQATSDPAAQATLYGQAQQILAEDVPALYLFVMPKLGVWNKKIKGLWENEPIPANVLSQVYWED from the coding sequence ATGACGCTGGCGGCGACGACGGTGTCGCTTGTCGGTCCCGGCCTGGCGACGGCGGCCCAAAGGACGTTGACACTCGGCATGAATATCGAGCCGACTGGGCTTGATCCGACGGTGGCAGCCCCTGTGGCCATCGGCCAGGTGACCTGGCAGAATATTTTCGAAGGGCTGGTTGCCATCGACCGTGACGGCAAGATCGTGCCGCAGCTGGCGAAAAGCTGGGAGATCTCCCCCGACGGCCTCACCTATACATTCAAGCTCCAGGAGGGTGTGACCTTCCACGATGGTGAGGCGTTTGATTCCTCCGTGGCGAAATTCACGCTCGACCGGGCGCGAGGCCCAGACTCGACCAATGGCCAGAAACGGTTTTTTAGTGCCATCGACAGCATCGAGACACCGGACAAGGCAACGCTAGTCTTGAAACTGAAGGAACCAGCGGGCTCGCTGCTCTACTGGCTGGGCTGGCCCGCCTCGGTGATGGTGGCGCCGAAAACTGCTGCTGATGACAAGACCAATCCCATCGGCACAGGCCCGTTCAAATTCGTCAGCTGGACCAAGGGCGACCGGGTGGAGCTTGCCGCCAACCCTGATTACTGGAACAAGCAGGTGAAGCTTGGCCTCGACAAGGTGGTGTTCCGCTTCATTCCCGATGCTCAGGCCCAGGCGGCGGCGCTGAAATCCGGCGGCGTCGATGCCTTTCCAGAGTTCAGCGCGCCGGAACTGATGGACAGTTTCAAGGACGACGCCAAGCTTGCGACTGTGGTCGGCAATACCGAGTTGAAGGTCGTGGCGGGCATGAACAACACCCGCAAGCCGTTCAACGACAAGCGTGTGCGCCAGGCGCTGATGATGGCGATTGATCGCTCGACGCTGGTGGAAGGCGCCTGGTCCGGCTATGGCACTGTGATCGGCAGCCATTATACGCCGAACGATCCGGGCTATATCGATACCACCAAGGTCCTGCCCTATAACCCGGAAAAGGCCAAGGAGCTTCTGGAGGAGGCTGGCTATCCAAACGGGTTCAGCTTCACCATCAAGACCCCGCAAATGACCTATGCGCCGCGCAGCGCCGAAATCATGCAGGCCATGCTGGCTGAAATTGGCGTGACGATGACGATAGAGCCCACCGAGTTTCCGGGAAAATGGGTGTCGGACGTGTTCAAGGGTACGGATTATGACATGACCATCGTTGCTCACGCCGAGCCAATGGATATCGATATCTATGCCCGCGACCCCTATTATTTCAACTATAAGAACCCGGTCTTCAACGAGACGATCAAGAAGATCCAGGCCACATCCGATCCGGCGGCCCAGGCCACGCTCTACGGTCAGGCGCAACAGATCCTGGCGGAGGACGTACCCGCCCTCTATCTGTTCGTCATGCCGAAGCTTGGCGTGTGGAACAAGAAAATCAAGGGCTTGTGGGAAAACGAACCGATCCCAGCCAATGTTTTGTCACAGGTGTATTGGGAGGATTGA